The sequence CCTCTTGCCGATAGATACCGGCGGTGGCTTTTTCCAGCACCTGGGTGTCGATATCGCTGGCCCACACCTGACAGCCGCTCGCCCGGTTACCCAAAACCTCAGCCAGCGTCATCGCCAGAGAATAAGGCTCTTCACCGGTGGATGCCGCGGTGCTCCAGACGGTATAGCCATTAGGACGCTTGCGGGCATGCTCGGCCAGTATCGGAAAGTGGTGGGCCTCGCGAAAAAAAGCCGTCAGATTGGTCGTCAGCGCATTAATAAACGCCTGCCACTCCGCGCTGTTGAGGTCGGATTCCAGCAGCGCCAGATACTGACCGAAATCATTTATCCCCAGCAAACGCAAACGCCGCACCAGGCGATTGTAGACCATTTCTCTTTTGTGATCGGCCAGCACGATACCGGCACGCTGATAAATTAGCTGGCTGATACGTCGGAAATGGACATCCGACAGCGGCAACCGGTCTACCATCTGCGTCAGGATAGATGCAGGTTCGGGGCGATTTTGCGATGGTATACTTTTCATATCAAACCGCTCGAATATTTATTTTTGCTATGCTGTTTTCCAATCTGGACTGTCCCTTACGGCTATGGCAGATTTGTCGTTGCTATCATTTATCAGGTATTCATCCCTTGCTGACGCAAGATTAAAAACCGATACGGTATTGGCCAGCATCCCGGCCTGTTCGGCGAGCGAACGCACCGCGGAAGAGGCCTGTTCGACCAACGCCGCATTTTGCTGGGTAACGCCGTCCATCTCCGTGACGGCTTGAGCGACCTGCTCGATTCCCCGGCTCTGCTCATCGGAAGCCGAAGCGATTTCGCCCATGATATCGGTAACCTGCGCCACAGATCGAACAATATCGCTCATCGTGCTTCCTGCGGACTCGACCAAATCGGAGCCCTGGCGGACACGGCTGACAGACTCATCAATCAGCCCTTTGATTTCTTTCGCCGCCTGCGCGCTACGCTGCGCCAGACTGCGCACCTCGCCGGCGACCACGGCGAACCCCCTTCCCTGTTCGCCGGCTCTGGCGGCCTCCACCGCCGCGTTCAGCGCCAGAATATTGGTCTGGAACGCGATGCCGTCAATCACGCTGGTGATATCGCTGATTTTTTGTGAACTTAACGCAATATGCTGCATGGTCGTCACCACATCGCCGGTTATTTCGCCGCCTTTCTGCGCGGTGACCGAGGTCTGCCGCGCCAGCTTCGCCGCCTGATGCGCATTGTCGGCGTTCTGTTTCACTATCGACGTCAGTTGCTCCATACTGGCGGCGGTCTCTTCCAGGGCGGAGGCCTGCTCTTCCGTACGGGAAGACAAATCGTCATTGCCGGCGGCGATCTCCTGCACGCCGTGCAACATGGCGTCCGTCCCCTGTCTGACGGAATGAACCATGCCCGCCAGCGACGCCTGCATTTTTTGCAGAGCGCTAAACATCACGCCTATTTCGTTGCGTCCGAAGTCGGCGATCCTTTCCGCCAGATTACCGCCGGCGATGAGCTCAAAATGCTCACGCATCGTCTCCAAGGGCTGCAACAACGCTTTTTTCAGCCACATCAATCCCAGCAGGGTGATAAGGAGCGACAGGGTAACCACAATGCCGAACGACCATTTGGAGTCGGAATAAGACTCTCGGCTACTGTCCGCGGCCACTTGCAAATGCCCGTTGATATACTCCACATAGGCTGAAAAATCAGCCTCGAAGTTATCCTGAAAAGACTGCGTCGGCTGATCGAGAAACGGCTGTAGCTGCCCGCTGTCCAAAAACACGATCAATTCAGCGAGGGCGG comes from Brenneria nigrifluens DSM 30175 = ATCC 13028 and encodes:
- the cheR gene encoding protein-glutamate O-methyltransferase CheR, translating into MKSIPSQNRPEPASILTQMVDRLPLSDVHFRRISQLIYQRAGIVLADHKREMVYNRLVRRLRLLGINDFGQYLALLESDLNSAEWQAFINALTTNLTAFFREAHHFPILAEHARKRPNGYTVWSTAASTGEEPYSLAMTLAEVLGNRASGCQVWASDIDTQVLEKATAGIYRQEELRSLSPQQLQRFFLRGTGPHSGLVRVRPELSSMVHFQQLNLLAPEWPVPAPFDAIFCRNIMIYFDKETQERILRRFVPLLKPGGLLFAGHSENFSQISREFYLRGQTVYGLAKER
- a CDS encoding methyl-accepting chemotaxis protein — encoded protein: MFRRIRISTCVFLLLMVFFVMQLVSSSFSFNGFRIDYQNFTQVNVGSQQRDALTMSWVALLQTRNTLNRAATRAARNVAQEQVSVLMTSARTYLAQADAHFKQYLAVPRITDKGVELTGNVQVSYEKLQAALAELIVFLDSGQLQPFLDQPTQSFQDNFEADFSAYVEYINGHLQVAADSSRESYSDSKWSFGIVVTLSLLITLLGLMWLKKALLQPLETMREHFELIAGGNLAERIADFGRNEIGVMFSALQKMQASLAGMVHSVRQGTDAMLHGVQEIAAGNDDLSSRTEEQASALEETAASMEQLTSIVKQNADNAHQAAKLARQTSVTAQKGGEITGDVVTTMQHIALSSQKISDITSVIDGIAFQTNILALNAAVEAARAGEQGRGFAVVAGEVRSLAQRSAQAAKEIKGLIDESVSRVRQGSDLVESAGSTMSDIVRSVAQVTDIMGEIASASDEQSRGIEQVAQAVTEMDGVTQQNAALVEQASSAVRSLAEQAGMLANTVSVFNLASARDEYLINDSNDKSAIAVRDSPDWKTA